The genomic window ACCCAAGATAAAGCACATTGAGCAGGCATAGCAACAAATAGCCTTTGTAGTAAAACAGCCCCACATACACCAGGTCTACGGCCAGCCAAACAATCCAGTTCTCAATTTTCTTTTGTGCCTGCAGCCAGGTACCGATAATGCTGAAAACGGTTGTCCCCGCGTCCCAGTACGGTACATCCGTTGGAATAAAATGTTGCGGATCCCATCCAAAAAAGTTAAAGACAATCCGCAGATGATCGAGCAGATATCCCACGCCAATAGTTGCTGCCGTACCAATTCCCAAAAGCAGCCAGCGCATTTTATTCGTGAGAAAAGTGACAGGCAATGCGGTATTTTTTACCCCGCCATATTTCCATAAATACCATCCATACATGCTGATGG from Bacteroidia bacterium includes these protein-coding regions:
- the pnuC gene encoding nicotinamide riboside transporter PnuC, whose translation is MLLSLFRDLVAAISEVTLIEWVAFISLTAYVFLATRQVALAWPISMIGVSAYFILAYRAQLYAEMPLQVFYFSISMYGWYLWKYGGVKNTALPVTFLTNKMRWLLLGIGTAATIGVGYLLDHLRIVFNFFGWDPQHFIPTDVPYWDAGTTVFSIIGTWLQAQKKIENWIVWLAVDLVYVGLFYYKGYLLLCLLNVLYLGFATYGFKAWRNSMEKN